In Corylus avellana chromosome ca2, CavTom2PMs-1.0, the following proteins share a genomic window:
- the LOC132172128 gene encoding receptor-like protein EIX2 produces the protein MVSNMHIFTSSTVHLILIFSSLLGTTSYLQLIKPVSCMKSSIFRCSEVEREALLGFKDALIDPSGRLSSWVGEDCCTWIGVGCNNITQNVVKLDLRNPFPLSEFDSFSEEIWIANTDELEYHRSEIAKAYAKSCLGGKISHSLLNLKHLSYLDLSLNNFSGSSIPKVLGSIESLRYLNLSFSLFAGVVPPQLGNLSRLQYLDLNSLSFVISRVVFVPRLEVKSLLWLAGFPSLRYLNLGDVNLTKVTNWLGAVNMLPSLVELHLPGCELVGLPHSISPFNFSLLSVLDLPLNNFNSTIPPWLSNLSSLSTINLASCSLRGAIPVGWGYLDNLRILNLGLNNLIGKIPSSFSNLCNLQNLKLPFTTISGEITEFVDGLSQCSNSSLEHLVLSYSTLLGGNLPYSFGGLKNLKTIEFIDCSFRGPIPDSIGKLSMLVSLQLSGNSWDGVLTEAHFQNLTRLKYLGLTMEFSTNQTLVLDVKHDWVPPFKLTNIELVNVRIGNSEFPAWLKTQNELKFLELVNAGISDTIPLGLWKSCPNVSYWSLSGNKLRGQVPYFQFHPSAYLFDLSSNNLEGPLPLFPGNLRSIYLNNNMFSGLIPKNMVELLPKLSLLDLFSNSITGRIPHSLGMLQELRILILRNNSLYGELPHYWKDLQQLELLDLSENNISGNVPSSMQHLNTLRHLSLRQNHLGGELPSFFRNYRNMESLDLGGNKFSGKLSAWIGESLPSLVHLSLRSNLFHGDIPQQLCLLSHLHILDLAHNDFSGAIPQCLGSFLINNDESWGSYYAQQLLVSKGREYLYDSSIIHLLYSIDLSSNNLSGEIPENLTSISKLAIVNFSRNHLTGRIPEKIGNLHMLESLDLSMNELYGPIPESLSSLTFLSHLNLSFNNLSGKIPSGNQLQTLNDSSIYEGNSLLCGPPLSTKCPEDETKPRVTTNGGNQNRRGVESFSFWISMVAGFIVAFWGVCGTLIIKTSWRQAYFRSFDNLKDKIAVFVMVKIVCLLRKVESERN, from the coding sequence ATGGTTAGCAACATGCATATCTTTACATCCAGTACTGTTCATCTCATCCTCATTTTTTCCTCTCTGCTTGGTACTACATCCTACCTACAGCTTATTAAACCCGTTTCATGCATGAAAAGCTCAATTTTCAGGTGCTCAGAGGTGGAGAGAGAAGCACTTCTTGGCTTTAAAGACGCTCTCATAGATCCATCTGGTCGTCTCTCTTCTTGGGTTGGTGAGGATTGTTGCACTTGGATAGGCGTTGGCTGTAATAACATCACACAAAATGTCGTCAAGCTTGATCTCAGAAACCCATTTCCATTGAGTGAATTTGATTCTTTTAGTGAAGAAATCTGGATTGCAAACACAGATGAACTTGAGTATCATCGTAGTGAAATAGCAAAAGCTTACGCCAAGTCGTGCCTGGGGGGTAAGATAAGTCATTCATTACTCAATTTAAAGCATTTGAGTTACTTGGACCTAAGCTTGAATAATTTTAGTGGAAGTAGTATTCCAAAGGTTTTGGGTTCAATTGAAAGTCTGAGGtatctcaatctctctttctcattgtTTGCCGGAGTTGTTCCTCCCCAACTTGGGAATCTATCAAGGCTGCAATATTTAGATCTCAATTCACTTTCTTTTGTCATCAGCAGGGTCGTTTTCGTTCCAAGATTGGAAGTCAAAAGCCTATTGTGGTTAGCTGGTTTTCCTTCTCTCAGGTACCTTAATTTGGGAGACGTAAATCTTACAAAAGTAACAAATTGGCTTGGTGCGGTTAATATGCTCCCTTCCTTGGTGGAGTTACACCTACCTGGTTGTGAACTTGTTGGTCTTCCTCACTCAATTTCTCCCTTCAACTTCTCATTGCTTTCAGTCCTTGATCTCCCTCTCAACAATTTTAACTCCACCATACCTCCCTGGTTGTCAAATTTGAGTAGCctttcaacaatcaatcttgcCAGCTGTTCGCTCAGAGGTGCTATTCCAGTTGGTTGGGGATATCTAGACAACTTGCGTATATTGAATTTAGGTTTAAATAATTTGATTGGAAAGATACCAAGCTCATTTTCTAACCTTTGTAACttgcaaaatttaaaactgCCATTCACAACCATCAGTGGGGAAATAACTGAGTTTGTGGATGGCTTGTCTCAATGTTCCAACAGTAGCCTTGAGCATCTAGTTTTGAGTTACAGTACGTTGCTTGGGGGGAACTTGCCCTACTCATTCGGAGGACTCAAGAATTTGAAAACTATTGAATTTATTGATTGCTCTTTTCGAGGTCCAATTCCAGATTCTATCGGGAAACTATCAATGCTTGTATCATTGCAACTAAGTGGGAATTCATGGGATGGTGTCCTCACTGAAgctcattttcaaaatctcacTCGATTAAAATATTTGGGCTTGACTATGGAATTTTCTACAAATCAGACATTGGTTTTAGATGTCAAACATGATTGGGTTCCTCCTTTTAAGCTGACAAATATTGAATTAGTAAACGTGCGGATTGGCAATTCAGAGTTTCCAGCATggctaaaaacacaaaatgaactcaaatttCTTGAGCTCGTCAACGCCGGCATTTCAGACACCATTCCGCTTGGCCTTTGGAAGTCTTGCCCAAATGTCAGCTATTGGAGTCTATCCGGTAACAAACTACGGGGGCAGGTACCatactttcaatttcacccTTCGGCATATCTTTTTGATTTGAGTTCCAACAACTTAGAGGGTCCACTCCCACTTTTTCCTGGGAATCTAAGATCAATATATCTCAATAATAATATGTTTTCTGGACTTATTCCCAAAAACATGGTTGAGTTATTGCCCAAATTATCTTTGTTggacttgttttcaaattcaattacgGGTAGAATTCCACACTCTCTTGGAATGCTACAGGAATTGAGAATCCTTATTTTGAGAAACAATTCCCTATATGGGGAACTCCCCCATTATTGGAAGGATTTACAGCAGTTAGAGTTGTTGGACTTATCAGAGAACAATATATCCGGCAATGTGCCAAGTTCAATGCAACATCTGAATACACTACGACACTTGTCATTGCGCCAAAATCATCTTGGAGGAGAGCTTCCCTCTTTCTTTAGAAATTATAGAAACATGGAAAGCCTTGATCTTGGTGGAAACAAATTCTCTGGAAAACTTTCAGCATGGATAGGAGAAAGCCTACCATCTTTAGTGCATTTAAGCCTAAGGTCCAACTTGTTTCACGGGGACATACCTCAACAGTTATGTCTTCTTTCACACCTTCATATCCTAGACCTTGCACACAATGATTTTTCCGGTGCAATCCCTCAATGTTTAGGAAGCTTCTTGATCAATAATGATGAAAGTTGGGGAAGTTACTATGCTCAACAACTGCTGGTTTCTAAAGGAAGAGAATATCTATATGATAGTTCAATTATTCATCTGCTCTATTCCATAGACCTTTCGAGTAACAATTTATCTGGAGAAATACCTGAAAATTTAACAAGCATCTCAAAATTGGCCATCGTGAATTTTTCAAGGAATCATCTTACTGGAAGAATTCCTGAAAAGATTGGGAATTTACACATGTTAGAATCGCTTGATCTCTCAATGAATGAGCTTTATGGTCCTATCCCTGAAAGCTTGTCTTCTTTGACATTCTTAAGTCACTTGAATTTATCATTCAACAACTTGTCTGGGAAAATTCCAAGTGGGAATCAACTTCAAACACTTAATGACTCTTCTATCTACGAAGGTAACTCTTTACTCTGTGGGCCTCCTCTTTCAACCAAGTGTCCCGAAGATGAAACTAAACCAAGAGTAACAACAAATGGTGGTAACCAAAATAGAAGGGGAGTTGAGTCATTCTCGTTTTGGATTAGCATGGTAGCTGGGTTTATTGTTGCATTTTGGGGAGTTTGTGGCACACTAATCATCAAAACATCATGGAGACAAGCTTACTTTCGCagctttgataatttgaaagacaAGATTGCAGTGTTcgttatggtcaaaattgttTGCTTACTAAGGAAGGTCGAGTCAGAGAGAAATTGA
- the LOC132169214 gene encoding uncharacterized protein LOC132169214 yields MSALHLIPIFFFSLFGIASYLQLIKSISCTKSPNLRCLEVERKALLRFKDNLRDPSGRLSSWVLADERSVESIWAQYGKVEVFLLENGLYLFKFADEKTRDEVMEARVWHMANKPLILRKWTPGMQLLKISLSSVPVWIKLHNLPIEFWNATCLSYVASGVGKPICADSFTEEQLRLGFARVLVEVDMNSVFPKEIEIVGVDGVEKQVWLPKNTEPVQNLNAGLVVEKVAELKNGGPNLGAEPKWNVVRAKKTPVSKPSVKDNQSNWTNSFHLLARADGNFKSGVRGSDTFSSLQNVIESAMVEESAKIKGKGKMGEEEEVLMRGFSPTL; encoded by the exons ATGTCCGCTCTTCATCTCAtccccattttcttcttctctctgtttggaattgcatctTACCTTCAACTTATTAAATCCATTTCATGTACCAAGAGCCCAAATTTAAGATGCTTAGAGGTGGAGAGGAAAGCACTTCTTCGCTTTAAAGACAATCTTAGAGATCCATCGGGTCGGCTTTCTTCTTGG GTGTTGGCTGATGAGCGTTCGGTTGAGAGTATTTGGGCTCAATATGGGAAGGTTGAAGTTTTTTTGTTAGAGAAtggattatatttgtttaaatttgctGATGAGAAGACACGAGATGAGGTGATGGAGGCAAGAGTCTGGCATATGGCTAATAAACCTTTGATCTTGCGCAAATGGACCCCTGGTATGCAACTTTTAAAGATTTCTCTATCTTCTGTtcctgtttggattaaattgcATAATTTGCCTATTGAGTTTTGGAATGCTACATGTTTGAGTTATGTGGCTAGTGGTGTTGGTAAGCCTATATGTGCTGATTCTTTTACTGAGGAACAGTTGAGGCTTGGTTTTGCTAGAGTTTTGGTTGAAGTAGATATGAATTCTGTTTTTCCTAAAGAGATTGAAATTGTTGGTGTTGATGGG GTTGAGAAACAGGTTTGGCTTCCAAAAAATACTGAGCCTGTTCAAAACTTGAATGCTGGTCTTGTGGTGGAAAAGGTTGCTGAGTTGAAGAATGGCGGTCCTAATTTAGGGGCTGAACCTAAATGGAATGTGGTTAGAGCTAAAAAAACTCCTGTTTCCAAGCCTAGTGTGAAGGATAACCAAAGTAATTGGACTAATTCATTCCATCTTCTGGCTAGAGCTGATGGTAATTTTAAATCAGGGGTGAGAGGTTCAGatactttttcttctcttcaaaatGTTATTGAGTCTGCTATGGTTGAGGAGAgtgcaaaaataaaagggaagggtaaaatgggtgaAGAGGAGGAGGTCTTGATGAGAGGTTTTTCTCCCACTTTATGA
- the LOC132169215 gene encoding receptor-like protein EIX2, with the protein MVSFMSTLHLIPIFFFSLLGIASYIQVIKPISCTKSKSPNLRCLEGESKALLSFKNNLTDPSGRLSSWVGDDCCNWIGVGCDSNTGNVAKLDLRNPFSSFNYYDVDTDIFSWYEDTEAYNKSCLGGKISSSLLDLKHLSYLDLSLNNFDGINIPKFLGSLESLTYLNLSFSLFVGVIPPHLWNLSRLQYLDLNSFSIFDSFDFLSPRLEAGSQEWVDGFPSLKYLGMDFVNLEKVPNWFHAVNMLPSLRELHLAGCGLVSLPHSVSSINFTLLSVLDLSYNPFNSFIPHWLSNVSELSTIKLKSTLLGGTIPVGLGHLTNLRALNLARNNLIGKIPNSFTNLCNLEALYLDWNNINGEITEFVDGLSQCSNISSEDGNLSSLQELHLTGNQMNGTIPKSIGKLSMLVSLDLAENSWEGVLTEAHFQNLIRLKSLMLSRRFFANWTLVLNVKQDWVPPFKLETIFLINVWIGPTFPTWLKTQNGLKLLVLDNAGISDTIPHGLWKSYPNVTVWSLSGNKLQGQVPNFQFHPSAYYFDLSSNSLEGPLPLFRSNLSEIFLGNNMFSGPIPENIGELLPKLSWLKLSSNSITGEIPLSIGMLKELTSLILRNNSLSGKLPPLWKDLQQLSILNLAENNISGNVPSSMRYLGSLEVLSLSQNHLDGEFPSFFRNYRNLQSLDLGRNKFSGKLPTWLGESLPFLLRLRLRSNLFQGDIPQQLCLLSNLQILDLAHNDFSGVIPQCLGSLHSNENESYVVDYDYQMLLVSKGSEYGYGQSVIDLVYSIDLSSNNLSGEIPDNITSISELVIMNLSMNHLTGRIPSKIGNLHMLESLDLSMNELYGPIPQSLSSLTFLSHLNLSFNNLSGKIPSGNQLQTLNDSSIYKGNSLLCGSPLSTKCLEDETKPVVTPNGGNGVANKHGRRIESFSLYISMVAGFIVGFWGVCGTLIIKTSWRQAYFQSFDNLKDKIVVFVMIKVHFLLRRVKSERC; encoded by the coding sequence ATGGTTAGCTTTATGTCCACTCTTCATCTCAttcccatttttttcttctctctgctTGGAATTGCATCCTACATTCAAGTTATTAAACCCATTTCATGTACCAAGTCCAAGAGCCCAAATTTAAGATGCTTAGAGGGGGAGAGTAAAGCACTTCTTAGCTTTAAAAACAATCTTACAGATCCATCGGGTCGTCTCTCTTCTTGGGTTGGTGATGATTGCTGCAACTGGATAGGTGTTGGCTGTGACAGCAACACAGGAAATGTCGCCAAGCTTGACCTCAGAAACCCATTTTCGTCGTTTAATTATTATGATGTTGATACAGATATATTTTCTTGGTATGAAGATACGGAAGCTTACAACAAGTCGTGCCTTGGGGGCAAGATAAGTTCTTCTTTACTCGATCTAAAGCATTTGAGTTACCTTGACCTAAGCTTGAATAATTTTGATGGCATCAATATTCCAAAGTTTTTGGGTTCCCTTGAAAGTTTGACGtatctcaatctctctttctcattgtTTGTTGGTGTTATTCCTCCCCATCTTTGGAATCTTTCAAGGCTTCAATATTTAGACCTCAATTCATTTTCAATCTTTGACTCCTTTGACTTTTTATCTCCAAGATTGGAGGCTGGAAGTCAGGAATGGGTTGatggttttccttctcttaagtACCTTGGAATGGATTTTGTAAATCTTGAGAAAGTACCAAATTGGTTTCATGCGGTTAATATGCTTCCTTCCTTACGAGAGTTACACTTAGCTGGCTGTGGACTTGTTAGTCTTCCTCACTCTGTTTCCTCCATCAATTTTACACTACTTTCAGTCCTCGATCTCTCTTACAACCCTTTCAACTCCTTCATACCTCACTGGTTGTCAAATGTGAGTGAGCTTTCAACAATCAAACTTAAGTCCACTTTGCTTGGAGGTACCATTCCAGTTGGTCTGGGACATCTAACCAACTTGCGTGCCTTGAATTTAGCTAGAAACAATTTAATTGGCAAGATTCCAAACTCATTTACTAACCTTTGCAACTTGGAAGCATTATATCTGGATTGGAACAATATAAATGGCGAGATAACTGAGTTTGTAGATGGCTTGTCTCAATGTTCCAACATTAGCTCTGAAGATGGGAACTTATCGTCATTGCAAGAACTTCACCTCACTGGTAATCAAATGAACGGAACCATTCCAAAAAGCATCGGGAAACTGTCAATGCTTGTTTCATTGGACCTAGCAGAGAATTCTTGGGAAGGTGTCCTTACTGAAgctcattttcaaaatctcatCCGATTAAAATCTCTTATGTTGTCTAGGAGATTTTTTGCAAATTGGACATTGGTTTTAAATGTCAAACAGGACTGGGTTCCTCCGTTTAAGCtggaaactatttttttaataaacgtGTGGATCGGCCCAACTTTTCCAACTTggctaaaaacacaaaatggaCTCAAGCTTCTTGTGCTCGACAATGCTGGCATTTCTGACACCATTCCGCATGGCCTTTGGAAGTCCTACCCAAATGTCACCGTTTGGAGTCTATCTGGTAACAAACTACAGGGGCAGGtaccaaactttcaatttcacccttcagcatattattttgatttgagttCCAACAGCTTAGAAGGTCCACTTCCACTTTTTCGCAGTAATCTAAGCGAAATATTCCTAGGTAATAATATGTTTTCTGGACCTATTCCAGAAAACATAGGTGAGTTATTGCCCAAGTTGTCTTGGTTGAAACtctcttcaaattcaattacCGGTGAAATTCCGCTTTCTATTGGAATGCTAAAGGAATTAACAAGTCTTATTTTGAGAAACAATTCCCTATCCGGGAAACTCCCCCCTCTTTGGAAGGATTTGCAACAATTATCAATATTGAACTTAGCAGAGAACAATATATCTGGCAATGTTCCAAGTTCAATGCGATATTTGGGATCACTAGAAGTATTATCATTGAGCCAAAATCATCTTGATGGAGAGTTTCCTTCATTCTTTAGAAACTATAGAAACTTGCAAAGCCTTGATCTTGGAAGAAACAAATTCTCTGGAAAACTTCCAACATGGTTAGGAGAAAGTCTACCATTTTTATTGAGGTTAAGACTAAGGTCCAATTTGTTTCAAGGGGACATACCTCAACAATTATGTCTTCTTTCAAATCTTCAAATCCTAGACCTTGCACACAATGATTTTTCAGGAGTAATCCCTCAATGTTTAGGAAGCTTGCATAGTAATGAGAATGAAAGTTATGTTGTAGACTATGATTATCAAATGTTGTTGGTTTCTAAAGGAAGCGAATATGGATATGGTCAAAGTGTTATTGATCTTGTATATTCTATAGACCTTTCGAGTAACAATTTATCAGGAGAAATACCTGATAATATAACAAGCATCTCAGAATTGGTCATCATGAATTTATCAATGAATCATCTCACTGGAAGAATTCCTAGTAAAATTGGGAATTTACACATGTTAGAGTCACTTGATCTCTCGATGAATGAGCTTTATGGTCCTATCCCTCAAAGCTTGTCTTCTTTGACTTTCTTAAGTCACTTGAATCTGTCATTCAACAACTTGTCTGGGAAAATTCCAAGTGGGAATCAACTTCAAACACTTAATGACTCCTCTATCTACAAAGGAAACTCTTTACTCTGTGGGTCTCCTCTTTCAACCAAGTGTTTAGAGGATGAAACTAAACCTGTGGTAACACCAAATGGTGGTAATGGAGTAGCCAACAAACATGGAAGGAGAATCGAGTCATTCTCGCTCTACATTAGCATGGTAGCTGGGTTTATTGTTGGATTTTGGGGAGTTTGTGGCACActgattatcaaaacatcatgGAGACAAGCTTACTTTCAaagttttgataatttgaaggaCAAGATTGTTGTGTTCGTTATGATCAAAGTTCACTTCTTGCTAAGGAGGGTCAAGTCGGAGAGATGTTGA